A window from Alkalilimnicola sp. S0819 encodes these proteins:
- a CDS encoding histone deacetylase family protein — MNTWLYTHPACLEHDTGPGHPESAARLRAVLSALEAPRFQDLQRHEPPRATREQLQRVHTADYVNRVLSAVPTTGQRTLDADTLLSPGSGEAALRAAGALTDAVDQIMAGALEHAFCAVRPPGHHAEAARAMGFCLFNNVMVGAAQAAAVHGLERIAVVDFDVHHGNGSQHMITGRAPYRFFSSQQSPLYPGTGSQNERGEQNCWNVPLAPGAGSKEFREAWETTLLPALDHYAPQLILVSAGFDGHALDPLAGLELHAEDYGWLTEALCRLARQHSEGRLISTLEGGYHLQALAECAAAHVEALL, encoded by the coding sequence ATGAACACCTGGCTCTACACCCACCCGGCCTGCCTGGAGCACGACACCGGCCCGGGTCATCCCGAGTCGGCCGCCCGACTGCGCGCCGTACTCAGCGCGCTGGAAGCTCCCCGCTTTCAGGATCTGCAGCGCCACGAGCCGCCACGGGCCACCCGTGAGCAACTGCAGCGCGTGCACACCGCCGACTACGTGAATCGGGTACTGAGCGCCGTGCCCACCACAGGGCAGCGAACCCTGGACGCCGACACCCTGCTCTCGCCCGGCTCCGGCGAGGCCGCGCTGCGCGCCGCCGGGGCCCTCACCGACGCCGTGGACCAGATCATGGCCGGTGCCCTGGAACATGCCTTCTGCGCGGTGCGCCCCCCCGGCCACCACGCCGAGGCCGCCCGCGCCATGGGCTTTTGCCTGTTCAACAACGTCATGGTGGGTGCGGCCCAGGCCGCCGCGGTGCACGGCCTGGAGCGGATCGCCGTGGTGGACTTCGACGTGCACCATGGCAATGGCAGCCAGCACATGATCACGGGGCGCGCGCCCTACCGGTTCTTCTCCAGCCAACAGAGCCCGCTCTACCCCGGCACCGGCAGCCAGAACGAGCGCGGCGAACAGAATTGCTGGAATGTCCCGCTGGCGCCGGGGGCGGGCTCCAAGGAATTCCGCGAGGCCTGGGAGACCACACTGCTGCCGGCGCTGGATCACTACGCGCCGCAGTTGATCCTGGTCAGCGCCGGCTTCGACGGACACGCCCTGGACCCGCTGGCCGGGCTGGAGCTGCATGCGGAGGACTATGGCTGGCTGACCGAGGCGCTGTGCCGGTTGGCGCGTCAGCACAGCGAGGGGCGACTGATCTCGACCCTGGAGGGCGGTTACCACCTGCAGGCGCTCGCGGAATGTGCCGCCGCCCACGTGGAGGCGCTGCTGTAG